One stretch of Eggerthella lenta DSM 2243 DNA includes these proteins:
- a CDS encoding Nramp family divalent metal transporter, producing MSSSIAQKFKNIGPGALVAAGFIGPGTVTTCTVSGASYGYTMLWALLFATVATIIFQEMASRVGIVSGKGLGENIRDRIPNKTLMWIAIVIVIIAIFVGNIAYETGNITGGILGIQAVTPDIPMIPIVVVLGLLAFAAMWIGSYKVVEVILTGIVVFMGVVFLVTAFASSPDWGAIAHGLFVPALPEEGSKGILTAVGLIGTTIVPYNLFLHASGASERFKDPEQVSDARFDTILSIGLGGIISMAILVCAAANIYGTENVVTNGKDMALALQPLLGSWATWLIGLGLLAAGFSSAITASFSAAYAVNGVLGWKKTVKDLRFKIIWIIVLVAGCVMAVVLGKSPTELILVAQAANAILLPIMAFFVLYCANGKDLGKWRNHAFANCAGVVIIVITLFMCWRNMSSFISSLQALVGA from the coding sequence ATGAGCAGTTCTATCGCTCAGAAGTTCAAGAACATCGGACCGGGCGCGCTGGTCGCTGCGGGCTTCATCGGCCCCGGCACCGTCACCACCTGTACGGTTTCGGGTGCGAGCTACGGCTATACCATGCTGTGGGCGCTGCTGTTCGCCACGGTGGCCACCATCATCTTCCAGGAGATGGCGTCGCGCGTGGGTATCGTTTCGGGCAAGGGTCTGGGTGAAAACATCCGCGATCGTATTCCTAACAAGACGCTTATGTGGATTGCAATCGTGATTGTTATCATCGCCATCTTCGTGGGCAACATCGCGTATGAGACGGGCAACATCACGGGCGGCATCCTGGGCATCCAGGCCGTCACGCCCGACATCCCGATGATCCCCATCGTCGTGGTGCTGGGACTGCTGGCGTTCGCCGCCATGTGGATTGGCTCGTACAAGGTGGTCGAGGTCATCCTCACCGGCATCGTCGTGTTCATGGGCGTGGTGTTCCTCGTCACGGCGTTCGCGTCGAGCCCCGACTGGGGCGCCATCGCGCACGGCCTGTTCGTGCCGGCGCTGCCCGAAGAGGGATCGAAGGGCATCCTGACCGCGGTGGGCCTCATCGGCACCACCATCGTGCCGTACAACCTGTTCCTGCATGCCTCCGGTGCGTCCGAGCGCTTCAAGGACCCCGAGCAGGTGTCCGACGCCCGCTTCGACACCATCCTGAGCATCGGCCTGGGCGGCATCATCTCCATGGCCATCCTCGTGTGCGCCGCCGCGAACATCTACGGCACCGAGAACGTGGTGACGAACGGCAAGGACATGGCGCTGGCGCTGCAGCCGCTGCTGGGCTCGTGGGCAACGTGGCTGATCGGCCTGGGCCTGCTGGCTGCCGGCTTCTCGAGCGCCATCACGGCGTCGTTCTCGGCCGCGTACGCGGTGAACGGCGTGCTGGGCTGGAAGAAGACGGTCAAGGACCTGCGCTTCAAGATCATCTGGATCATCGTGCTGGTGGCCGGCTGCGTGATGGCCGTCGTGCTGGGCAAGAGCCCGACCGAGCTCATCCTGGTGGCGCAGGCGGCGAACGCCATCCTGCTGCCCATCATGGCGTTCTTCGTGCTGTACTGCGCGAACGGCAAGGACCTGGGCAAGTGGAGGAACCACGCGTTCGCGAACTGCGCGGGCGTGGTGATCATCGTGATCACGCTGTTCATGTGCTGGCGCAACATGTCCAGCTTCATCTCGTCGCTGCAGGCGCTGGTAGGCGCGTAG
- a CDS encoding protein-ADP-ribose hydrolase, which produces MDEAAMHEAVGRLVSFLVEERVELAGLAVPDDPAERWALARSLMNMRLPRPVPVAVLEEQDAVLRALIARAGVTDASALAPVGDGGVDGRLALWRGDITTLAVDAIVNAANSKLLGCFIPGHHCIDNAIHTFAGMQLRLVCDELMRAQGHDEPVGRAQVTSAFNLPSRFVVHTVGPQVPTGEPTAAQEEQLASCYRASLDAAAAAGVASLAFCCISTGEFRFPRERAARIAVGEVRARGGAAARYSARLLSVICFFIGNS; this is translated from the coding sequence GTGGACGAGGCGGCGATGCACGAGGCGGTGGGGCGGCTGGTGTCGTTCCTGGTCGAGGAGCGGGTGGAGCTTGCCGGGCTGGCGGTGCCGGACGACCCTGCCGAGCGCTGGGCGCTCGCGCGCTCGCTCATGAACATGCGGCTTCCGCGTCCGGTGCCTGTCGCGGTGTTGGAAGAGCAGGATGCCGTGCTGCGCGCGCTGATCGCGCGGGCGGGCGTGACGGACGCGAGCGCGCTGGCGCCGGTGGGCGACGGCGGCGTCGACGGGCGGCTGGCGCTGTGGCGCGGCGACATCACCACGCTCGCGGTGGACGCCATCGTGAACGCCGCGAACAGCAAGCTGCTGGGCTGTTTCATTCCCGGGCACCACTGCATCGACAACGCCATCCACACGTTCGCCGGGATGCAGCTGCGCCTGGTGTGCGACGAGCTCATGCGCGCGCAGGGGCACGACGAGCCGGTGGGGCGCGCACAGGTGACGTCCGCGTTCAACCTGCCGTCGCGCTTCGTGGTGCACACGGTGGGGCCGCAGGTTCCCACCGGAGAGCCGACCGCCGCGCAGGAGGAGCAGCTGGCGTCGTGCTACCGCGCGAGCCTCGACGCCGCGGCCGCTGCGGGCGTCGCGTCCCTTGCGTTCTGCTGCATCTCGACGGGCGAGTTTCGCTTCCCGCGCGAGCGCGCCGCCCGCATCGCGGTGGGGGAGGTGCGGGCGCGGGGAGGGGCCGCCGCGCGCTATTCGGCGCGGTTGCTTTCGGTAATATGTTTCTTTATTGGTAACAGTTGA